One genomic region from Bacillus sp. SLBN-46 encodes:
- the nikB gene encoding nickel ABC transporter permease — protein sequence MAKFLIRRLGLMVVILFLVSIIVFSLVHVTPGDPARMILGQEATQEALQALREKMGLNDPLYMQYIHWVSNVLQGDLGNSLKDNTPVLSVLLQKLPVTIQLSVMSFLIAMIIAIPAGIISATRKGSFWDYFGTTFALSGVSIPPFFLGILLIFIFSISLGWFAPSGYVEPWVDFKKSMMLMILPALAVGVRLSAEITRMLRSSMLEVLQADYIRTAYAKGVLEKGVVLGHALKNALIPVVTVSGLQLATFLGGAVITETIFAVPGLGRLVIDAILTRDFPVVQGAVLFMAIAVVVVNFLIDILYSVLDPRIKLTGGQ from the coding sequence ATGGCAAAGTTTTTAATTCGAAGATTAGGTCTTATGGTGGTCATTCTTTTTTTAGTAAGTATTATCGTTTTTTCATTAGTCCATGTGACACCAGGTGACCCGGCAAGGATGATTTTAGGGCAAGAAGCAACCCAGGAAGCCCTTCAGGCTTTACGTGAGAAAATGGGATTGAATGATCCTCTTTATATGCAATATATCCATTGGGTATCAAATGTACTTCAAGGAGATCTTGGAAACTCATTGAAAGATAATACACCGGTGCTTAGTGTATTACTACAAAAACTGCCGGTAACCATTCAGCTTTCTGTTATGTCCTTTTTAATTGCCATGATCATTGCGATCCCGGCTGGTATAATCTCAGCAACGAGAAAGGGAAGTTTCTGGGATTACTTTGGAACGACTTTTGCATTGTCTGGTGTATCTATTCCGCCATTTTTCTTAGGTATTTTACTGATCTTTATTTTTTCAATCTCACTGGGCTGGTTCGCACCTTCTGGATATGTGGAACCATGGGTTGATTTTAAAAAGAGTATGATGTTAATGATTTTACCAGCGCTAGCAGTAGGTGTTCGCTTAAGTGCTGAAATTACAAGGATGCTTCGTTCAAGTATGCTTGAAGTTTTGCAGGCTGATTATATTCGTACGGCCTATGCAAAAGGGGTATTAGAAAAAGGGGTTGTCCTTGGACATGCCTTGAAAAATGCGTTAATTCCTGTTGTAACGGTAAGTGGATTACAATTGGCCACCTTCTTAGGTGGAGCAGTTATAACGGAAACCATCTTTGCTGTTCCAGGACTAGGTCGTCTAGTAATTGATGCGATATTAACAAGAGATTTTCCTGTAGTACAAGGGGCCGTCCTTTTTATGGCCATTGCTGTTGTAGTAGTAAACTTCTTGATCGACATCCTTTATTCCGTACTAGATCCAAGAATTAAGCTGACAGGAGGACAATGA
- a CDS encoding ABC transporter substrate-binding protein produces MANKTKVFAALFMSLLLLLTGCGNNNSSSSGAQDSQKASAPVKDSGDKTTLTVGLDDDPPQLDPHFSTAAVDRQVFHSIYDKLIDVDEKLNFVPQLAKKWDISEDGKTYTFYLQENVKFHDGTPFNAEAVKFNFERMLDPNAGSPRASELSSIQTIEVVDENTLKVQLKEPYSPFLAALSDRAGMMVSPTAVKEKGADFANSPVGTGPFKFVSRVKQDKIVVERNADYWDGAPKFEKIVYRPYSDENVRLTNLTSGELDIISKVPPKDVEKLKTDSNIKLSEVGALGFQGLYLNHKKAPFNNKALRQALDLVIDRDAIIKVALRNTGVPSAGAIPPDSWAFDKSIKPTKKNVEKAKKIMADAGFPNGFEFTLQLSPKPVEEQMSQMIQSMAAEAGIKVKLEIVEFGTMLDNMDNSKFDAVRLGWSGRTDPDGNIFALYHSTGSINYGYSNPKMDELLQQARVETDKAKRKEIYSQATKLGQEEVPYIFLYHELDYKAYKNNLQGFKHIPDQMMRFHDVSFK; encoded by the coding sequence ATGGCTAACAAGACAAAAGTTTTCGCAGCATTATTTATGAGTCTTTTGTTGCTTCTAACTGGATGTGGCAATAATAATTCTTCCAGTTCAGGGGCGCAGGATTCACAAAAAGCGAGTGCACCAGTAAAGGACAGTGGGGATAAGACCACATTAACAGTTGGTCTAGATGATGACCCGCCACAATTAGACCCGCACTTTTCAACAGCAGCTGTTGATAGACAAGTATTTCATAGTATCTATGATAAGTTAATCGACGTGGATGAAAAGCTAAACTTTGTTCCACAGCTAGCGAAGAAATGGGACATTTCTGAAGATGGAAAAACCTATACCTTCTATTTGCAAGAAAACGTAAAGTTCCATGATGGAACACCATTTAACGCAGAAGCAGTTAAATTCAACTTTGAACGCATGTTAGATCCAAATGCTGGGTCACCACGTGCATCTGAATTATCTTCTATCCAAACAATTGAAGTGGTTGATGAAAATACACTTAAAGTACAGCTTAAAGAACCATACAGCCCGTTCTTGGCAGCTTTATCTGACCGTGCTGGGATGATGGTTTCTCCTACAGCAGTAAAAGAAAAAGGAGCGGACTTCGCTAATTCTCCTGTAGGAACAGGGCCATTCAAATTTGTTTCAAGAGTGAAGCAGGACAAGATTGTAGTGGAAAGAAATGCGGATTACTGGGACGGAGCGCCAAAGTTTGAAAAAATCGTTTATCGTCCATATTCAGATGAAAACGTACGTTTAACAAACTTAACTTCAGGTGAACTGGATATCATTAGCAAGGTTCCGCCAAAAGATGTTGAAAAACTAAAAACGGACTCTAACATCAAGCTTTCAGAAGTCGGAGCACTTGGATTCCAAGGATTATATTTGAATCACAAAAAAGCACCATTTAATAACAAAGCACTTCGTCAGGCATTAGATCTAGTTATCGATCGTGATGCGATTATCAAGGTTGCGCTTCGTAATACAGGCGTACCTTCTGCAGGAGCCATTCCTCCAGATTCATGGGCATTTGATAAGAGCATCAAACCAACAAAGAAAAATGTGGAAAAGGCAAAGAAAATCATGGCTGATGCCGGTTTCCCTAACGGATTTGAATTTACACTTCAGCTTTCTCCGAAACCAGTAGAAGAACAAATGTCACAAATGATTCAGTCGATGGCAGCAGAAGCGGGAATCAAGGTAAAGCTTGAAATCGTCGAGTTTGGAACCATGCTTGATAACATGGATAATTCTAAATTTGATGCGGTTCGTTTAGGCTGGAGCGGAAGAACAGATCCTGATGGAAATATCTTTGCACTCTACCATTCTACTGGCTCTATTAACTACGGATATTCTAATCCGAAAATGGACGAGCTGTTACAGCAAGCCCGTGTAGAAACAGATAAAGCTAAGCGTAAAGAGATTTACTCACAAGCTACTAAACTTGGACAAGAAGAAGTACCATACATCTTCCTATATCACGAACTAGATTACAAAGCATATAAAAACAATTTACAAGGATTTAAGCACATCCCGGATCAAATGATGCGCTTCCATGACGTTTCGTTTAAATAA
- a CDS encoding Lrp/AsnC family transcriptional regulator, translated as MKIDEIDRRILELLAENGRMSYVDIGKELNLSRVSIRERVNQLQENGIIEKFTVVINSDKVGKSVSAFFEVDCEPASLVSVAETLANNPSVASCYQMTGPSTLHMHVLVEDFLRLEKFINEELYSLEGITRVASHILLRRFKSRTGLKL; from the coding sequence ATGAAAATTGATGAAATCGATCGTAGGATACTCGAACTGCTTGCCGAAAACGGTAGAATGTCTTATGTAGATATTGGGAAAGAGTTAAATTTATCTAGGGTATCGATTCGTGAGCGGGTAAACCAATTACAAGAGAACGGCATAATCGAGAAATTCACTGTTGTTATCAATTCTGATAAAGTTGGGAAATCTGTTTCTGCTTTCTTCGAGGTGGACTGTGAGCCAGCTTCACTTGTCAGCGTGGCCGAAACATTAGCTAATAACCCTAGCGTTGCAAGCTGCTACCAAATGACCGGTCCGAGTACCTTACATATGCACGTCCTTGTTGAGGACTTTTTACGATTAGAGAAGTTCATTAATGAGGAATTATATAGTTTAGAAGGAATAACAAGAGTGGCGAGCCATATTTTATTACGAAGATTTAAGAGTAGGACAGGATTAAAGCTTTAA
- a CDS encoding response regulator transcription factor, which yields MIRIVIAEDQEMLLAAMGSLLNLEEDMEVVGQARNGEEALTLVRQLQPDVCLMDIEMPKMSGLDAAEAMKSLGCKVIILTTFARNGYQARALTADVRGYLLKDSPSEELACSIRCIMSGKRVYSPELMDPDSKLDVLQRCEDGTLTSPPSDKTGLVRKYFSSILDKMKQPTG from the coding sequence ATGATTCGAATTGTCATCGCAGAGGATCAGGAAATGCTGCTAGCAGCCATGGGTTCCCTGCTTAATTTGGAAGAGGATATGGAAGTGGTTGGGCAAGCCCGCAACGGGGAAGAGGCACTTACACTTGTTCGCCAATTGCAGCCGGATGTTTGTTTGATGGATATAGAGATGCCAAAGATGAGTGGTCTAGATGCAGCGGAGGCAATGAAGTCGCTGGGATGCAAGGTCATCATTTTAACCACCTTTGCAAGGAATGGGTATCAAGCGCGAGCGTTAACGGCTGATGTCAGAGGATATTTATTGAAGGACAGCCCGAGCGAAGAGTTAGCGTGTTCGATTCGTTGCATAATGAGCGGGAAGAGAGTGTATTCTCCAGAACTTATGGACCCAGATTCGAAACTAGATGTTTTACAGCGATGTGAGGATGGTACATTGACAAGCCCACCGAGTGACAAAACAGGGCTGGTCAGAAAATACTTTTCCTCCATTTTGGATAAAATGAAACAGCCAACTGGATAA
- a CDS encoding fatty acid desaturase: MTLQSTKNLRKQVAPFEKSTTKESIWQIINTVAPFVVLWYVAYISLSVSYWLALVPMVLAAGFLTRIFIIFHDCTHHSFFKSRRANRIVGTCMGVLTIFPFDQWGHEHSVHHATSGNLDKRGTGDIWTLTVDEYLAAPLSIRLAYRFYRNPLVMLGLGPIYVFVLKNRFNRKGAKKKERNNTYLTNVLIVALYSLLCWAIGWQSFLLVQGSIFMISGAVGIWLFYVQHTFEDSYFEEDKEWEYVKAAVEGSSFYKLPKIMQFLTGNIGYHHVHHLSPRVPNYKLEEAHNNTAPLQNVPTITLATSLKSLRFRLWDEKNKNFVSFKEVKAVAKKRISVHAKPEV; this comes from the coding sequence ATGACCTTACAATCTACAAAAAATTTGCGAAAACAAGTGGCTCCATTTGAAAAATCAACAACTAAAGAAAGTATTTGGCAAATCATTAACACGGTCGCTCCGTTTGTGGTTTTGTGGTATGTAGCTTATATAAGCCTTTCTGTTTCTTATTGGCTGGCATTAGTTCCTATGGTTTTAGCTGCAGGGTTTCTGACAAGGATTTTCATCATTTTCCATGATTGTACCCATCATTCTTTCTTTAAAAGCCGTCGTGCCAACCGTATTGTTGGGACATGTATGGGTGTTTTAACTATTTTCCCTTTTGATCAATGGGGGCATGAGCATTCAGTGCATCACGCGACAAGTGGTAACTTAGATAAACGAGGTACAGGCGATATATGGACACTTACGGTGGATGAATATTTGGCAGCACCGCTAAGCATTCGATTAGCTTATCGGTTTTATCGTAATCCATTGGTGATGTTAGGTTTAGGTCCGATTTACGTTTTCGTTTTAAAAAATAGATTTAACCGAAAAGGTGCAAAAAAGAAGGAACGCAACAATACGTATTTAACGAATGTTTTAATCGTTGCATTATATTCACTACTTTGCTGGGCAATTGGCTGGCAGTCGTTTCTGTTAGTACAGGGTTCCATTTTCATGATTTCAGGTGCAGTTGGCATTTGGTTGTTCTATGTTCAACACACTTTTGAGGATTCTTATTTTGAAGAAGATAAAGAGTGGGAGTATGTAAAAGCAGCTGTAGAAGGTAGTTCTTTTTATAAGCTTCCGAAAATCATGCAATTTTTGACTGGTAATATTGGTTATCACCATGTGCACCATTTAAGCCCAAGGGTTCCTAACTATAAGCTTGAAGAGGCACATAATAATACAGCTCCACTACAAAACGTACCAACGATCACCCTTGCTACAAGCTTAAAGTCACTCCGATTCCGCTTATGGGATGAGAAAAACAAGAATTTTGTCAGCTTCAAAGAAGTGAAAGCAGTAGCGAAAAAACGTATTTCTGTTCATGCCAAACCCGAAGTATAA
- a CDS encoding DEAD/DEAH box helicase, whose protein sequence is MSERSFEEYNLSEEIKRALAVLKYEEPTEVQGEVIPLALKNQDLVVKSQTGSGKTASFAIPICERIDWEEKKPQALILTPTRELAAQVREDITNIGRFKRIKALAVYGKEPFSKQREELKQKTHVVVGTPGRVMDHIDRETLVLDEIKYLIIDEADEMLNMGFIDEVEAIIKELPRDRVTMVFSATLPKDVEALCHKYMKDPVNIEIESTGITTDTIEHRVIEVKDEDKLSLLKDVTVVENPDSCLIFCRTKEHVDTVYSELEEANYSCERLHGGLEQQDRFAVMDGFKMGNFRYLVATDVAARGIDVDNVSLVFNYDVPMEKESYVHRTGRTGRAGKQGKAITFVTPYEEKFLRAIERYVGFEIPRMDAPSQGEVAKGKAAFEEKISGRRVVRNNKTARINQGITKLHFNGGKKKKLRAVDFVGTIAKIPGVTADDIGIITVHDQMSYVDILNGKGSLVLQAMENTPVKGKKLRVSKAIK, encoded by the coding sequence ATGAGTGAAAGAAGTTTTGAGGAATATAATTTAAGTGAAGAAATAAAAAGAGCACTAGCTGTATTAAAATACGAAGAGCCTACAGAGGTGCAGGGTGAAGTGATCCCGCTGGCTTTGAAAAACCAGGACCTTGTTGTCAAATCACAGACAGGAAGCGGTAAGACTGCCTCCTTCGCTATCCCTATTTGTGAACGAATTGACTGGGAAGAGAAAAAACCTCAGGCCTTGATTCTTACACCAACGAGAGAGCTTGCAGCTCAAGTTCGTGAAGATATCACGAATATAGGAAGATTTAAACGAATTAAGGCCCTCGCTGTTTATGGAAAAGAGCCTTTTTCAAAACAAAGAGAAGAATTGAAGCAGAAAACTCACGTCGTGGTTGGGACGCCTGGACGTGTCATGGACCATATTGACAGAGAAACCTTAGTACTAGATGAAATAAAGTATCTTATTATTGATGAAGCAGATGAAATGCTGAATATGGGCTTTATTGATGAGGTAGAGGCAATTATTAAGGAACTCCCACGGGATAGAGTAACAATGGTATTTTCCGCTACTTTGCCAAAAGATGTTGAAGCTCTTTGCCATAAGTATATGAAGGATCCTGTTAATATTGAGATTGAGTCTACAGGAATCACAACGGATACAATTGAACATCGTGTAATCGAAGTGAAGGATGAAGATAAGCTTTCACTACTTAAGGACGTAACTGTTGTTGAAAACCCAGACAGCTGTCTTATTTTTTGCAGAACAAAAGAACATGTCGATACCGTATATAGCGAATTGGAAGAAGCAAATTATTCATGTGAAAGACTCCATGGTGGACTAGAACAACAAGATCGGTTTGCTGTAATGGATGGATTTAAAATGGGCAATTTCCGTTATCTTGTGGCAACCGATGTAGCTGCACGAGGGATTGATGTTGATAATGTTTCACTAGTGTTTAACTACGATGTTCCTATGGAAAAAGAGAGCTATGTCCATCGCACAGGAAGAACTGGTCGTGCTGGCAAGCAAGGAAAAGCCATTACATTTGTGACTCCGTATGAAGAGAAATTCCTTCGAGCCATTGAACGGTATGTTGGTTTTGAAATACCTCGAATGGACGCACCTAGCCAAGGCGAGGTTGCTAAAGGAAAAGCAGCTTTTGAGGAAAAAATCAGTGGCCGTCGCGTGGTAAGAAATAATAAGACCGCCCGAATCAACCAAGGAATCACGAAGCTCCACTTCAATGGCGGCAAAAAGAAGAAGCTTCGCGCTGTCGATTTCGTTGGGACGATTGCGAAAATTCCCGGAGTGACGGCGGATGATATCGGCATTATCACTGTTCATGACCAGATGTCTTATGTGGATATTCTAAATGGAAAAGGCTCACTCGTTCTCCAAGCGATGGAGAATACACCAGTAAAAGGCAAGAAGTTGAGAGTGAGTAAAGCGATTAAATAA
- the add gene encoding adenosine deaminase, which translates to MNFTTLPKIELHCHLDGSLRAETIIDIAKREGISLPTMDRDEIQQELIAPLDCESLDEYLKRFALPNLVMQSKENLRRITFELFEDAAKENVKYMEVRFAPLLHTAMGLSVEEIIQSVIDGMREAEQQFDIHGNIILSCMRTMTAESAFEVVEKGKQFLGKGVVAIDLCASEEEGFCGDFVEPIALAREYGYRVTIHAGETGVGKNVLEAVEMLGAERIGHGVFIKDCAEAYDVVKEKQVVLEMCPTSNVQTKAVNQYSEHPIHDFHKDGIKVTVNTDNRTVSDTTMAKECTIVFNEFNMNEEDYKKIYLDSVDACFADEETKVKLREYM; encoded by the coding sequence ATGAATTTTACTACCTTACCTAAAATTGAATTACATTGCCATCTTGATGGAAGCCTTAGAGCGGAAACAATTATTGATATAGCAAAAAGAGAAGGCATCAGTCTGCCTACGATGGATAGGGACGAGATCCAACAAGAGCTCATTGCTCCACTAGATTGTGAATCTCTCGATGAATACTTAAAGCGTTTTGCTCTGCCAAATTTAGTAATGCAGTCAAAGGAGAATTTAAGAAGAATTACCTTTGAACTGTTTGAAGATGCAGCCAAGGAAAATGTGAAATACATGGAGGTTCGATTTGCTCCATTACTGCACACGGCTATGGGGTTATCTGTTGAAGAAATCATCCAAAGCGTGATTGATGGAATGAGAGAGGCTGAACAACAATTCGATATTCATGGCAATATCATTCTATCCTGCATGCGGACGATGACAGCTGAAAGTGCATTTGAGGTTGTAGAAAAAGGAAAGCAATTCCTTGGCAAAGGGGTTGTGGCCATCGATTTATGTGCATCGGAAGAGGAAGGGTTCTGTGGTGACTTTGTTGAGCCGATTGCATTAGCAAGAGAGTACGGCTATAGAGTAACGATTCACGCCGGCGAAACCGGTGTGGGGAAAAATGTCCTTGAAGCGGTTGAGATGTTAGGAGCCGAAAGAATTGGGCACGGTGTCTTTATTAAGGATTGTGCGGAGGCTTACGATGTGGTGAAGGAAAAACAGGTAGTCCTCGAAATGTGCCCAACCAGTAATGTCCAAACAAAAGCAGTGAACCAATATAGTGAACACCCTATCCATGATTTTCATAAGGATGGAATCAAAGTAACGGTTAATACCGATAACAGAACGGTTTCCGATACAACGATGGCGAAGGAATGTACGATTGTCTTTAATGAATTCAACATGAATGAAGAGGATTATAAGAAGATTTATCTCGACAGTGTTGATGCTTGCTTTGCAGACGAAGAAACCAAGGTGAAGTTGAGGGAATATATGTAA
- a CDS encoding ABC transporter ATP-binding protein: MKDFKLFLPYVKQVSRYYLIGFVGSLFRFLIPLFVPLILKYIFDQLLQNESLSRAEMLEQLLYIAASMILVFLLIRTPMEYVRQFCIQKANNNIIKQLRKDAFQKVHSLDAKYLVENKSGEIGTRFFDDIEKVRGFLTAVFGNIWIEMIVLLFVIVVMLTLNVKLAILSVVLVGVQFILAHFLSKRFKQSTRNMMKYRSVMSGFIFEKIQGAFLSKLFAAEKRDKEELNQHLHHFDRLTDKHARINAVMLALVNVLSDMTPFIVAIVASLFVIDGSITVGSLIAFFAYVDKMRSPVAALVNAYPAITEGSVALGRIFDFFHTPSTIIEKANPVELNQFTQSIKLNNVTFSYDGKNNIIKNVSLTLEKGKTYAFVGESGGGKSTILQLLLRMYDATNGEVLIDGVNIKDYSIASLREQMGIVTQDNFLYSTSIKDNIKMAKLDASDEEIFAAAKKAFAHEFISALPNGYDTEIGERGVKLSGGQKQRVALARVFLKNPSLIILDEATSALDNESEKLVQESINQFDYDKTIIMIAHRLSTILNADTIFVIKNGKIIESGNHQSLLKKSGYYKELYSKQNVKEWQLATG, from the coding sequence ATGAAAGATTTTAAATTATTTTTACCCTATGTAAAACAAGTAAGCCGCTATTATCTCATTGGATTTGTGGGGAGTTTATTTCGGTTCCTGATTCCGCTGTTTGTTCCCTTGATTTTAAAATATATCTTCGATCAGCTGCTTCAAAATGAATCCTTGTCGCGAGCGGAAATGCTAGAACAACTTTTGTACATTGCTGCAAGTATGATTCTGGTATTCCTTCTCATCCGAACACCTATGGAATATGTTAGGCAGTTTTGTATTCAAAAAGCCAACAATAACATTATCAAACAGCTGCGCAAGGACGCTTTTCAAAAGGTTCATTCCTTGGACGCTAAGTATTTAGTTGAGAACAAAAGTGGAGAAATTGGAACTCGCTTTTTCGATGATATTGAGAAGGTCCGTGGCTTTCTAACCGCAGTTTTCGGAAACATTTGGATTGAAATGATCGTGTTGCTGTTTGTCATCGTAGTGATGCTAACCCTTAATGTGAAGTTAGCAATTCTGTCAGTGGTATTGGTGGGAGTCCAATTTATTCTGGCCCACTTTCTATCAAAAAGGTTTAAGCAGTCCACCAGAAACATGATGAAGTACCGGTCGGTGATGAGCGGATTTATTTTTGAAAAAATACAGGGAGCTTTTCTTTCCAAATTGTTCGCGGCAGAAAAGAGAGACAAAGAAGAGCTAAATCAGCATTTACACCATTTTGATCGACTGACAGATAAACATGCGAGGATAAATGCGGTCATGTTAGCTCTCGTCAATGTGCTCAGTGATATGACTCCGTTTATCGTGGCGATTGTGGCGAGTCTTTTTGTCATCGATGGAAGTATAACTGTTGGCAGTTTAATTGCCTTTTTTGCTTATGTTGATAAAATGAGAAGCCCGGTGGCAGCTTTAGTCAATGCCTACCCGGCCATTACAGAGGGAAGCGTTGCACTGGGGAGGATCTTTGATTTCTTCCACACACCATCCACGATTATAGAAAAAGCAAACCCAGTTGAACTAAACCAGTTCACACAATCTATTAAGTTAAATAACGTAACTTTCTCGTATGACGGAAAAAACAACATTATTAAAAATGTGTCGTTGACGCTTGAAAAAGGGAAAACATATGCGTTTGTTGGTGAGAGCGGAGGGGGAAAAAGTACTATCCTTCAGCTGCTTCTGAGAATGTATGATGCTACAAATGGTGAAGTATTAATTGATGGTGTCAACATTAAGGATTATTCCATCGCAAGTTTGAGAGAACAGATGGGGATTGTCACCCAGGATAACTTTCTTTATAGCACCTCGATTAAAGATAATATAAAAATGGCAAAGCTGGATGCGTCCGATGAAGAGATTTTTGCCGCTGCCAAAAAGGCATTTGCTCATGAGTTTATTTCCGCACTACCGAATGGCTACGATACAGAAATAGGTGAAAGAGGAGTAAAGCTTTCTGGCGGACAAAAACAGAGAGTGGCTCTAGCTCGTGTATTCTTGAAAAATCCATCCCTCATTATTCTAGATGAAGCCACAAGTGCTCTAGATAATGAAAGTGAAAAACTGGTTCAAGAATCAATCAACCAATTCGATTACGACAAAACCATTATTATGATTGCTCATAGACTTTCTACGATTCTAAATGCAGATACGATTTTTGTGATAAAAAATGGGAAAATCATAGAAAGTGGGAACCACCAAAGTCTATTGAAAAAGAGCGGCTACTACAAAGAACTCTATTCCAAGCAGAACGTAAAAGAATGGCAATTGGCCACTGGGTAA
- a CDS encoding MFS transporter translates to MNNHTQAQEPSMSSLFSNRFVQAILLSGLFLQLGIWVRNFAILLFVTEQTNKDPFAISMISVAEFAPIFLFSFIGGTFADRWRPKRTMVLCDLLSALSVFAVLLALVFGGWKAIFFATLVSSILSQFSQPSSMKLFKLHVPESLIQMGMSMNQTIQAIFMILGPMIGTLIYFRFGINVAIAVMGTCFLLSALVLTFLPADKKVEVTTAANVSKEMKMGFRYVMSNKLFLYMGGFFLAAGMGMGLINPLGIFLVTEHLGLTAQNLQWFTAVNGVGMILGGVGAMALAKKTTPQTMLLIGFVSSAISVAVMGSVNLIWVALLTQFIAGLMAPLIHISCNTLILTNAEESFVGRVNGILNPLFMGGMVLNMSLVGILKAQFPLTALYLIAASLFLIGAVAMLPMLRIKQAKQMNVAKMQHH, encoded by the coding sequence ATGAATAACCACACACAAGCACAGGAGCCATCCATGAGTTCTTTATTTTCTAACCGCTTCGTTCAAGCTATTTTACTATCCGGACTGTTCCTACAACTGGGAATCTGGGTACGTAATTTTGCGATTTTACTGTTCGTAACCGAACAGACCAACAAGGATCCATTTGCTATTTCCATGATTTCTGTAGCAGAATTTGCTCCAATCTTTCTATTCTCCTTTATTGGAGGAACTTTTGCTGATCGATGGAGACCCAAACGCACGATGGTTCTTTGCGACCTACTGAGTGCCTTATCGGTGTTTGCCGTTTTGCTAGCTCTTGTATTTGGAGGGTGGAAAGCGATCTTCTTCGCTACCCTTGTTTCGTCCATTTTGTCTCAGTTTTCGCAGCCTTCAAGTATGAAGTTATTTAAGCTCCACGTTCCTGAATCACTCATTCAGATGGGGATGTCTATGAACCAGACGATTCAGGCCATTTTTATGATTCTTGGTCCTATGATTGGTACGTTGATTTACTTCCGATTTGGCATCAACGTTGCCATTGCAGTCATGGGTACATGTTTCCTTCTCTCTGCTCTTGTTCTTACCTTCTTACCTGCTGATAAAAAGGTTGAAGTGACCACAGCCGCAAATGTGTCTAAGGAAATGAAAATGGGCTTTCGTTATGTAATGTCTAATAAGCTTTTTCTTTATATGGGCGGTTTCTTCTTAGCAGCTGGAATGGGAATGGGTCTTATCAACCCACTTGGTATCTTTTTGGTGACTGAACATCTTGGATTAACCGCACAAAACCTGCAATGGTTTACAGCAGTGAATGGAGTGGGGATGATTTTAGGAGGCGTTGGTGCTATGGCTCTTGCAAAGAAAACTACGCCACAGACTATGCTGTTAATCGGCTTTGTCTCTAGTGCTATTTCTGTTGCGGTTATGGGGTCAGTAAACCTGATTTGGGTTGCCCTTCTCACTCAATTTATTGCTGGACTAATGGCTCCACTTATTCATATTTCCTGCAATACGCTCATTCTCACTAATGCCGAGGAATCCTTCGTGGGCAGGGTGAACGGTATCTTAAATCCTCTTTTCATGGGGGGAATGGTGTTGAACATGAGTTTAGTCGGCATTCTTAAGGCGCAATTTCCTTTAACGGCCCTCTATTTAATCGCGGCAAGCTTATTCCTGATAGGAGCAGTAGCTATGCTTCCGATGCTTCGAATCAAGCAGGCAAAGCAAATGAATGTAGCTAAAATGCAGCATCATTAA
- a CDS encoding NAD(P)/FAD-dependent oxidoreductase, which yields MMYDVVVIGAGQAGLSIGYYLKHSSLSFIIVDNNKSEGDVWRNRYDSLVLFTPRSYSALPGLALEGNPAGFPTKDEIAEYLERYAKAFDLPIQFSCHVQRVQKENDTFIISTTDSIIKTKKIVIATGPFHTPIIPSFAQELPQQVVQLHSSEYKNPAQLKDGPVLVVGGGNSGSQIAVELSNHYDTYLSIGF from the coding sequence ATGATGTACGATGTGGTTGTGATCGGTGCTGGCCAGGCTGGTTTATCCATAGGATATTACCTAAAGCACTCCTCTTTATCTTTTATTATAGTAGATAACAATAAAAGTGAAGGTGATGTCTGGCGGAATCGGTATGATTCACTTGTCTTGTTTACTCCACGGTCATACAGTGCTCTGCCCGGATTGGCTTTAGAGGGGAATCCAGCAGGGTTTCCAACCAAGGATGAGATTGCAGAATACCTAGAACGTTATGCTAAAGCTTTTGATTTGCCGATTCAATTTTCATGTCATGTTCAAAGAGTTCAAAAAGAAAACGATACATTTATCATATCAACAACAGACTCCATTATTAAAACAAAGAAAATAGTTATAGCTACAGGTCCCTTTCACACCCCAATAATTCCTTCATTTGCGCAAGAACTTCCACAACAAGTGGTACAGCTTCATTCTTCTGAATATAAGAATCCTGCACAGCTAAAGGATGGCCCAGTGTTAGTTGTCGGCGGCGGCAATTCTGGCTCTCAAATTGCAGTCGAACTATCCAATCATTACGATACTTATTTATCCATCGGGTTTTAG